In Acidobacteriota bacterium, the sequence CCAACCGTTCTGGTAGGCAATTCCAACCCGAACGTTTTTGCGCACGCCAGCCAGTGTTTTGGCGCCGGATGGCTCCGGAATCAGATCCGGATATTTGTCAAAATCTTCCAGAAGCACATCCAACTGGTTATCACGAGTAAAGGCCGACATCGCAATGCCAATGAAAAACGGGTGCGACACCCAGCAGCCATCGTGCCCCATTGAGGCTTCAAGTTCTTTATCTTCTCGAACCTTGGCAAATTGTGCATCGCGCATTTCACGGGTTTTGCCCGGTGTGAAGGCCGCCATTCCACCCATCGCAAAGGCACCACGGGAATGGCAGATCTTGATCAGACGCAGGGCATAATTTTTCATCCACGGGCGATTCAACCCAATTGTGGCTCGATCCGCCAGGATGCGATCTTTGTGGTTTTTCAACACTTTGATGTCGCTGAAAATCTTGTCCCACCGGCCTACATTCAATCCGGCGGCGTGCTCGCGGATTTCATACAGAATTTCTTCCATTTGAAAGGCAGCCGGAAGCGTTTCAATCAGAAATGTGGCACGCAGCGTGCCCACCGGGATATCGAGGGCTTGCTGGACCGCGGCAAACAGGTTGTTCCACCAGCGAGCTTCCAGATAATGCTCGCATTTGGGAATATAATACTTCGGTGTGGCGCCCTGGGCGATCAAGGTTTTTGCCGTGTGGAGCATACACAGGGCAAAATCCATCAAACCACCGTGGATTGGGCTGCCATCAATGCGAATGTTTGATTCGGTCAAATGCAGCCCACGAACACGAACCATCACCACGGCCATATCGGCGGGATCAAGTTTATACACCTTGTCGGGCTGGCCTTTTTCACCCGGCTGGGTGTAGGAAAGCGTTTTTTCAATTGCTCCGATGACGTTATGAACGCCCTGGATCACATTGGTCCAGGACGGCTTCATTGAATCTTCAAAATCCAACATCGCCGTATCCGCCCGCCCACCTTCGGCGTTTCGGCTGAGCATGTTGATCACCATCTTGGTGCTATTGACCGGGCCAGTGATTTCCACCCGGCGGCGCAGCAAATCGGATGGAATTGGGGCCACGTTCCAATCGGTGACCACGGCAACCGAATCTTTTGGCAGATAGGTCGGCAATTCTCCGGCATCAATCTTTGCCTGACGTTGCTGACGGGCCGCCAGTAATTCCAGGCGTTCAGGATTGAAGGCCCGATGAAGATTGGCAATTAGTTCAATCGCTTCACGAGTCAATACCGCCTGAGCGGCTTCGGTCCAGGCAGCGCGATAAATTTCAAATCCGGGAGCTAAATTCACCCACTGGTGCGGGTCATTGGTTTCGATCAGGCGCTGTTGAGCTTCCATAGCGGTTTTTTCCCCAATTCTGCGAAATAAGGAGGCACATGGCTGCCCCTCAAATAAAGGAAGCAAGTATCAAACCAAACTCAAGATTGACGAAATGAAGTGACGAAGTAATTTTGATGATTAGATTATGCGCTGTGATGTGGCGCATTGAACGTGCGGAATGTATACTCTGAGCGAATTCTCTCTGTCAAGCGAAATTTCGCTAATTTTTCCGATTTCACTTTTTGCGAAATTTAAACCATCTGCAACCTTCCCATCTCTGGAATCACACTATGGCCTTCCATGCCGATAATGTTAATTTTATCTTAGGGCTCAAACTCAAAACGTTTCGCCACGAAAAAGGCTTTTCACTCAAAGACTTAGCTGAAGAAACTGGACTTTCCGTTTCGTACCTGAGCGAGATTGAAAAGGGGAAAAAATACCCCAAGCCCGAAAAAATTCTTCATCTGGCGACTGCCCTTGGCGTTCAGTTTGACGAACTGGTCTCCATGAAAGTGGACGAAGCCCTCGATCCACTCAAATCCATTCTGGATTCACCCTTTATCCAAAGCTTCCCTTTTCACCTGTTTGGTGTTCAGCCCAAGGAACTCCTCCATCTGATTGTGGACGCCCCTGAGAAAATCCGGGCGCTGGTCCATACGTTTCTTGAGATCAGCCACGTCTATGACGTGCGGGTCGAGCATTTCCTGTTTGCCGCCCTGCGCTCATATCAACAAATGAATGGGAATTATTTCGAAGACCTTGAAACCGCCGCCATGGAATTTCGCAAAGCCCAGGGGTGGCAGGATCAGCCAAGTGTTTCACTCACTGACCTGGAGAAAACCCTGGTCAGCACCTATGGCTATAAACTGGACGACCAGAAACTGGAGTCCATTCCCGAATTGCGCGATTTTCGCTCAATCTGGGTGCCAGGGAAAACACCCCGGCTCCTGATCAATAGTCGGCTGCTGCCGTCTCAAAAGGCATTCATTTTTGGCCGGGAAATTGGCTATGCCCATTTAGGGCTCGAAGAACGCGCCGCCACGTCGTCCTGGCTGCGCGTCGAATCGTTTGAGCAGGTTCTCAACAATTTCAAGGCTTCGTATTTTGCCGGAGCACTGATGATGCACCGCGATATTCTGGAACAGGATCTGAACCTGTATTTTCAACGCGACCGGTGGAGCAATGATGCCTTGTCGCTGATGTTGCGCCGCTATACCGTCACGCCGGAAATGTTTTTCTACCGGTTGACGGAGGTACTCCCGAAACTCTTTGGATTCAATGATTTGTTCTTTGTGCGGTTTAACACGAACCGCTCAGATCCAAAAAAATACCGGCTCACCAAAGTGTTTAATATGTCATCGGTGCCGATTCCGCACGAGGCCATGAACGAACATTACTGCCATCGCTGGCCGGCCATTCGGTTGCTCAAACAAATGATGAAATCTGCCAAACCGGATTCAGCCGATCATTTTGAAATTTGCGTGGAACGGCTGAAATTTCTCGATGATGGAAAAGAATATTTCAACATCACACTCGCTCGCCCGCTGGCGCTGGCCGACCGGGATTTTTCGAGTGTCTCGATTTGCATCCTGATGAATGATGCCTTTCGCCGCAAAGTCAACTTCTGGAACGATCCCAACATTCCCGAGGTGGTGGTG encodes:
- the aceB gene encoding malate synthase A, which translates into the protein MEAQQRLIETNDPHQWVNLAPGFEIYRAAWTEAAQAVLTREAIELIANLHRAFNPERLELLAARQQRQAKIDAGELPTYLPKDSVAVVTDWNVAPIPSDLLRRRVEITGPVNSTKMVINMLSRNAEGGRADTAMLDFEDSMKPSWTNVIQGVHNVIGAIEKTLSYTQPGEKGQPDKVYKLDPADMAVVMVRVRGLHLTESNIRIDGSPIHGGLMDFALCMLHTAKTLIAQGATPKYYIPKCEHYLEARWWNNLFAAVQQALDIPVGTLRATFLIETLPAAFQMEEILYEIREHAAGLNVGRWDKIFSDIKVLKNHKDRILADRATIGLNRPWMKNYALRLIKICHSRGAFAMGGMAAFTPGKTREMRDAQFAKVREDKELEASMGHDGCWVSHPFFIGIAMSAFTRDNQLDVLLEDFDKYPDLIPEPSGAKTLAGVRKNVRVGIAYQNGWNQDIGCVAWDNLMEDLATLEISRAQTWQWLHNRVTLDDGQVVTPELIKQVFEEEYNRIVTEIREEMTGAPEARVEAVIAGFLKAREDAEALFTKEEFPDFLSLSSDFAS
- a CDS encoding helix-turn-helix domain-containing protein, with the translated sequence MAFHADNVNFILGLKLKTFRHEKGFSLKDLAEETGLSVSYLSEIEKGKKYPKPEKILHLATALGVQFDELVSMKVDEALDPLKSILDSPFIQSFPFHLFGVQPKELLHLIVDAPEKIRALVHTFLEISHVYDVRVEHFLFAALRSYQQMNGNYFEDLETAAMEFRKAQGWQDQPSVSLTDLEKTLVSTYGYKLDDQKLESIPELRDFRSIWVPGKTPRLLINSRLLPSQKAFIFGREIGYAHLGLEERAATSSWLRVESFEQVLNNFKASYFAGALMMHRDILEQDLNLYFQRDRWSNDALSLMLRRYTVTPEMFFYRLTEVLPKLFGFNDLFFVRFNTNRSDPKKYRLTKVFNMSSVPIPHEAMNEHYCHRWPAIRLLKQMMKSAKPDSADHFEICVERLKFLDDGKEYFNITLARPLALADRDFSSVSICILMNDAFRRKVNFWNDPNIPEVVVNLTCERCNLSSDECQDRVAPPVLYMKTKQQESRERALDQLIREMKGK